TTACTGTTGGTGGGAATTGCGATGGGGCGGTAACAAGTCCCACAAATGGATCATTCGGTAACACTTGAAGATTATGTGGTGTGGAGTAGATGGCCTGAAATGAACTAATCAGATCTGAATCTGCCCAATGATCGCAGTATAGACACTTACGTTGTTCGCCAATCCAGGTGGAGGCCCCGATGGCATTGGAGAGGACGGAAGTGCTGGTGCATCCAACAATGAcaactgtagaaaaaaaaatcaaaagtataAGAGCAAGCACATCACAGCATGAAAACTCGTACAAACTAGCACCTGAGGAGCCTTGTTTGCTCGAATTGCTTCAGCCAATCGTTCGCTAAGTACTTGGTTTTCAGCTTCTAACTCAGCAATTCTTTTTCGAAGAACGAAGATCTGAACAAGCAATGCAGCAGATTTCcacacgaaaaaaagatggaatagCTATAATGAAGTCTTTTTGCCGAATGATGCTTGATTGTGGGTTTtcaataagtgaaaaaaatatgagttaTATGGGGTTCATTGCCGAACAAGAAGCTTACACATGCTATGCAATGCTCGATCATTAAACATAGGTTTCAGGTTAAGCATGAATTAATGTATTACAAGatggaataaaatacaaaactatttgaaagaaagaggTAGAACCGTACTGCAACAGCGCCAACTCCAATTCCAACCGGTTCATAGGAAAATCTGTCTTATATTAATCATTGATGAATAATATTTTAACTTGTTTTTATgactcagaaaagaaaatgcaactTTCAAGATCTTACCTGTTTCTGATTCTCCAATGACGTCTTATTCTTATCCATATATCGCTGAAAATAAAGGTTATTAAGAAATCAAGACGTTTGCAGGAATTCAGTACTGGATAATAGTGTACTTATTCCAGTAGGTCCTGACTTCATaaccaaaagaaaacgaaaaacagcAGCTAACCGCCAAAAATGAGCTCAACTCACTTTATATGCCAAATCAAATGCTTCTCCCACAGTCAAAGTGATTTGTTCGGCCATCTTGTCACTAAGAAACACGTAACATTCATGTTTAGAAGGATCCGACTCTGATTTtgcaataaatgaaaagatcCTTTTGTCCTGGAAAATGTACAGCAACTTGTTTATTAAAAGATTCAAacaatttctatcttttttcgaCCTTACCTGCTTATCGTCAGCACAAAAGGATATTTTCTGAAGCGGATATCTGTGCAAGGCCATTTTCGTCTTTGAATCCACAATCGTTACCCCCTCAACGTTGATTTGTATATCCACCTTTTGTAATTTATTGCCTGATTGTGTTGACTCGAACCTTTTCACCTGGAATCAATCTATAAGAATCCGTTCGAAATGAAGTGACTTCCACACACTCACCCCATTTTGGAACTGAATAGCATGAATAGCGTCGCGGATAACTTCTGTGCCTTTTGCCTCTTTCACTTCTTGTGATCCGAAGAATTTCACGCTATATTCGACTCGACCGTTCAATAACACATCTGCAACCGTGCCGAGTTATTTCTTGAGAACCAATACAATGGAACATTTTACAGTGGGCGTTTTTTCTCCAAACAAAACGTTTTACAGGGTTCGATTGCATTCAATGAAAACACAAGTTCATGAAGATCAAACCAATCTACTCGCCTGGCGGATGAATCCATGTTTTCCCTGAACCACCTCCGTATTTGGCACCGGAACTCCCAGATGTGGATTGTGATGATGAGCTAAGGACCTAAAATAGCAAATAAGATGGCTGAACTAACTTTTTTCACCTAAAACTGTCACAATATCTGCAACTGAATCATGGCTCAGTTGGTTCAAGAACGTCACCTTGTACGTAGAGTAAGGTCCACCAAATCGATACATATTTGTGGAGCACAGGAGAAAAGTAAGTCCGCAGATTAAATGGCCTAGTTCTTGAGAATTGCTAGAAGTCTGACTGAGGATAGAGGATTTCTCATATCTAGTCGTGTCAGTGACATTTAGTTCGACATTTCTCGATAGAAACAGAGAAATTGCCGCATTCAAAGATTACTTGCTAGTTTGCTAAGCCAGTAAGATGATTGCTATCAACGTTTTACTCACAAATTGAACTTAACATAAAAGAAGCACATAAAGAAAGTGGTgtaaagataagaaaaaccaTCGGAAACATTCACCTCATTGACTGAACTTGATATTGACCTCTTGAATGTTTTATAGAGATCCTTGCCCTTGGATGTCATCTGAAAAACCGAACGATTGACGCGTTGGTTTTCGAGCGTTTAGTGTTCTTTCCAAAGATAAGCTCAATCAGTGAAATAACAACATAAAACGAGacaggaaaacaaatataatacgATATCCTTTTGAAGATACTGATACTTGATAGATATTTTGCAAAGTTACGAAGAGAAAAGCACATAATTCAGCTACATAATTACGGTTTACATAAGTTCTAATTCTCAAATGTAAAACTAAGCAAGTAATCATAGAGGTAACAATGAGATGCgatagagagaaagaaaacaaaaaacaagaaggagACCACTCAATAATTTGTACTTGTTCTGTCCTGTTCTTTGTACCACTCAATAATTTGTACTACGTTCAAAAGATGGGCAAATTACAAACTGTGCGAAATATTATGATGAAAAGGAATTTAAAAGacaagaaataatgaaagtaaaataattttgaagtgaatttttATGAACACTAGCAGAATAATCtcaactttttgaaaacttaCTCTTTTTGAACACTTACTCTCTTAGATAAACTTTGCCGGAGAAATTTTATTCGGAGTTTtccgaataaaaacaaaaacgttcCACGCAAATGCTTAATTCGCCTATGCAACTTTAAATACAAGTGAAAAAcaatcgagaaaaaagaattacgaAACGAGATCAGtagcaaaaaataacattaagaAAAGCGCCATTAAAAAACACCTTAGAATGTGAAAGTTGGTTTTCGAATAGTCAAATGTCACATTCAGATGAGCAGGATTTATTAACTCGAGCCGAATAAACAAGCATAGTCGGGAATAATGAAACAAAGAATGCACAGGTGTAACTAAACAAAAGGCTAATTGGGGAAAAACAGAAGTAATAAGACAAATCTTCCAGATGTGCGACAACACCTACGTAGTCAATTAAGTTGAAGTGTCCCTGGACAtgtattaagaaaaaaaactgggagaAATCATATAAGAAATCTATGGTGCGGAAAATGGTaactactatttatttattcttctcgTAGTATATAAGCGATCTCGAACAAATATCGAAAAAGTGGCATTTGGTGTCCAAATAGGAGCTAGTCCCATTTCCAAACACTCACAACAAATGTACATGTTTTCGTCGCTCGGAAGTATCGATTTCCAAACTTTTTGGGAATCTCAACATCACGTGGTAGTGGAATTTAGTATGGAGAAGAGAGAAGGCTCCAAGTCAACAAAAACTCAAACAAAAACTCCAATTTCactgttgaaaataaaaaatataaaataaggcTTGGAATTTCCACT
This window of the Necator americanus strain Aroian chromosome III, whole genome shotgun sequence genome carries:
- a CDS encoding hypothetical protein (NECATOR_CHRIII.G9081.T2) yields the protein MTSKGKDLYKTFKRSISSSVNEVLSSSSQSTSGSSGAKYGGGSGKTWIHPPDVLLNGRVEYSVKFFGSQEVKEAKGTEVIRDAIHAIQFQNGVKRFESTQSGNKLQKVDIQINVEGVTIVDSKTKMALHRYPLQKISFCADDKQDKRIFSFIAKSESDPSKHECYVFLSDKMAEQITLTVGEAFDLAYKRYMDKNKTSLENQKQIFVLRKRIAELEAENQVLSERLAEAIRANKAPQLSLLDAPALPSSPMPSGPPPGLANNAIYSTPHNLQVLPNDPFVGLVTAPSQFPPTVNTTTPSQVNGHTNVTPATHYSPSGPAPSQAPPPCPVPTLAPPPPVAPRRHHAPSRANSAPVPEVGRRLQNLQLENMEDVFDDSFDPRADDKSKKQKEYDPFGDDFLDDILRTGDTASRTTLARADAAQPTADDFQKMIDKVDKRLAEMSSGFSEGRLEMGQVSPGESLGDLDENDFELIDFAVGTSKLAEVCNIESPSIVVHSVELRVSWQNLLTYMHLVLYLLKHSLYNIIFDCGVVVVELDK
- a CDS encoding hypothetical protein (NECATOR_CHRIII.G9081.T1), coding for MTSKGKDLYKTFKRSISSSVNEVLSSSSQSTSGSSGAKYGGGSGKTWIHPPDVLLNGRVEYSVKFFGSQEVKEAKGTEVIRDAIHAIQFQNGVKRFESTQSGNKLQKVDIQINVEGVTIVDSKTKMALHRYPLQKISFCADDKQDKRIFSFIAKSESDPSKHECYVFLSDKMAEQITLTVGEAFDLAYKRYMDKNKTSLENQKQIFVLRKRIAELEAENQVLSERLAEAIRANKAPQLSLLDAPALPSSPMPSGPPPGLANNAIYSTPHNLQVLPNDPFVGLVTAPSQFPPTVNTTTPSQVNGHTNVTPATHYSPSGPAPSQAPPPCPVPTLAPPPPVAPRRHHAPSRANSAPVPEVGRRLQNLQLENMEDVFDDSFDPRADDKSKKQKEYDPFGDDFLDDILRTGDTASRTTLARADAAQPTADDFQKMIDKVDKRLAEMSSGFSEGRLEMGQVSPGESLGDLDENEYGTPVDKVNSVVMTGKKA